Sequence from the Thermodesulforhabdaceae bacterium genome:
ATAAACAGGAAAGCCCCGGTATTTTTGCTGATTGGGCTCAGAGTCGGCATGCAAGCGCCAACATCACCTGCTTCGATTGTCACAAAGCCGAAGAAACCGATCCCGATGTTAGCGTGGATCACTTTAAGCAGTATGAGAGGAGCGACAGGCAGTATGGATCAAAAGAATATAAAGTGCCTGTCTCGGCTGTGGTAACTCCTAAGGACTGTTCACGATGTCATCCCGACGAAGTTACTCAATACAATCGAAGCAAACATGCAAACACCATAGAAATCATGTGGAAGGTCGATCCGTGGCTGAAATTCGGTATGAACAGCGAAACGGAGAGAGAATCAGGCTGTTACCACTGCCATGGAACCGTTTTGCGCATAAAGGACGGAAAACTGGACCCCAAAACATGGCCTAATGTGGGTGTAGGACGCATAAATCTCGATGGAAGTAAAGGAAGCTGCACCAGTTGCCATACAAGACATAGATTCTCCCTGATGGAAGCCAGAAAGCCGGAAGCCTGCGGGCAGTGTCACCTTGGTCCCGATCATCCCCAGATTGAGATCTACATGGAATCCAAACATGGAAGCCTTTATACCGCCTTCAAAAACGAATACAACTGGAATGCTGCCCCTGGCACATGGACTCCTGGGATTGATTACCGTTCTCCCACCTGCGCATCATGCCATATGTCGGGAGCTGCCACTGTGCTCACGACTCATGATGTGACCGAACGCCTATCCTGGGAAACTCAGGCAGCCCTCACCGTAAGACCTTCTGATTTTGAACCCTTCCCGGCGAAGACAAACTGGGAAGTAGAACGAGTCAAAATGAAGACAATATGCATGCAGTGCCATGGAAAAACCTGGGTTGATGACCATTATTCCAAGCTAGATCGAGTTATCGCTGAATACAATGATGTTTATTACCTTCCCGCAAAGAAAACTCTGGACGAACTTTACTCCCAGGGCATCTTAGACAAAACTCGGTTCTTTGATGAACAGCTGGAGGTAGAATTCTACGAACTCTGGCATCATGAAGGGCGGAGAGCAAGAATGGGAGCCGCCATGATGGCACCCGATTATGCATGGTGGCATGGTTTTTACGAATGCAAAAAGCGATACAATAACTTCATGGAAGAAGCTCGCCATCTGCTGGAAGCAGGGCAAAAGGCTTACAAAGCCAAAGACTTTCCAAATGCTACTGGAAGCACTCAGCCACCTCCAGAAGTTTCGTCTCCCTCAACCAGTGTTCCAAAATAGTTACAAAGAAGCATAGAGACTTGTAGGGGTGACGCATGCGTCGCCCCTACATTTATCTTACCTCTGGAAAGGTCTTCCAGGTTGAGTTCCATACTTACGTTTTCTGGGATCTATTTTATTTTGCCATCCCGTAAGGGATGTTTTCAAACACCTTCGACAAAAAATTCTCTTAATTCGCCCACTTTCTGACGAATCTCTTCAAGGCTTTTCCGCAGTCTGATGCGCCAGCAGGGATATTGTATTGTTGTGCCAGGAAGATTTGGTTGATCTTCTTGCCCAATAAGATCATCAAGCTGGAAGGCAACAAACTGAGCATTAGAACGCAAAAGGTAGCGATGCACGGCGATCACCAATTCTCTGGATGGCGGCTTAACACTGGAATGAAATTCTTCTTGATGTTCCGGACATTCAAGCCCTTCGGCGAAAAGAGCATCCAGAATCCTGTGGCGATCATTCATCCGTTCTTCCCGGAGTTTATTTTCAAAAGTTTGATCAATCATCCCCAGATTTGCTCTGGCATCAATATCTCGCTCGGTCCAGTAACCGACGAATGTGGGTAGATCATGAGTTGTAACCACTGCGATGGCTTTTTCTGGATATTCTTCCGGGCTTTTGAAAGATCCATCATGGCGCCTTTCAAAATAAAAAACTCTGTAAGACAAAAAGCCTCGCCGGCGCATTTCTTCTCTAACCTCATCCGGCACAGTGCCAAGATCTTCCCCAATCACAGTGCAATCATTACGGGCACTTTCAAGCGCAACCAATCTTGCAATATCCTCCATAGGGTAACGCACATAAGCTCCTTGAGATGCCAAAAACCCATCCGGAATCCAGAAAAGTCTGAAAAATCCCATAACGTGATCTATTCTCAGAATGTCAGCATAGCGCATAACGCTTCGCAGAGTTTCTATAAGCGGTTTATAGCGAGCTTCCTTAAGCTTATGAGGCACCATCGGGACAACGCCCCATTCCTGCCCTCGGGGATTAAAATCATCGGGAGGCGCACCAATTCTAGCACCAAGAGTATAAACATCGCGATCGAACCATACATCAAATCCCCCGGCATCAACACTTACCGAAAGATCCAAATAAAGTCGCACAGGGGGATAACCGGCGTAAGCTTTATTTCTAATCGAGATTAGCTGTTCATGGGCAATAAACTGAAGGTAGCGAAAGAAATCGGCTCGCTCTTCGACATTAGAAATGATCTCATCAGAAATATGCCACTCCCACCAGGGACTCTGGAATCTCTCTCGAAGAGATTCAAAAATCCCGTATTGCTTTAATGCATCTCCCTGTTCAGCACAAAAAGCTTCAAAAGCCATCGCTCTTGAAGTTTTGCAAGCGAGATGACGGTTCCTGAAAACATCATAAAGTGCCTGAAATGCCCGATATAAAGATGGAACGACAGTATTATAGTCAATTCTTAGAAGTTCACGACAGCGGGATACTTGATCCCATACATCAGCGGGAATAGAAGCGCGTGCTTCTTTAAATTCTTCAACATCCTCCACAGAAACATACCAGGGATTCAGAAACCGCCGGCTAGATGGACTATAAGGGCTTATGTGATGGGAATTTTCGGGAAATAAAAGGTGAAAAGGATTCAAACCGACAAAGCCTGCTCCAAGAGACTGCGCAATATCCACAATCTCTTGAAGGTCTCTAAAATTACCAATGCCCCAGTTTTTACCGGATCGTACGGCATACAACTGCACAGCCAAGCCAGCTCGGGAAAAGGAAGAACCATGAGCATTACACACCGATGCTTGCGAAGGGGCTACAATTACAAGCACTTCTTGTGGGAACTTTTGATTAGACGCCTGAAGAAAGAGTTTGTAATAACCGGGTGAAAGGACAAGGGGAAGGGTGAATGAACACTCTTTAAGTGCATCCCAGCCAAACGAAGAACTATTACCTGCCAAATCCTGCCAAACTTTCAACAATGGATGAACTGAAATTTTAAGATCATCGAGACGAAATCGTCCTTCTCCGACAAAAGTCCCGTCTTCCTTGAAAAGGCTCCATTCCAACTGGTAGGGAATAAGTTTTTCAAAACAGTTAAAGTGAATAACTAAAGGATCACCTTCATCGAGTGAAACTACTGGTGGAATTTCCCACTGGAGCTTACTGAAAACCTCCTCAATTTCAGTTCGAACTTTCAACTCATCCGAAGCATCAACTCCCATAGCATTAAGGATTGCAGCCTTGGTCTCTATGGAGGTTTCGTGATGAGTTCCCCAGATATCCCAGTATCCAGGAAGGATGCCGTAGTAATGTGCAAGAAAGGAAATCATAGTTTGTAGCTGAGCCATAGCGTATCGCTTATTAGCAAGCTGTAAGAGAACTATTAGCTGGATAATAACCGTTTGGAACCACGACGCCGGGCCAAACCAGACTCCCGGGTCCTATGAGCACTCCCGGGTTGGTTACGCTATTACAACCCGTTTCAACGCCGTCACCGAGCACAGCGCCGAACTTATGGAGGTTCGTTGGAATTTCTTCTCCTTCTATGCGAATGGTTACCATGCGGCGATTCATTTTCAGATTGGCAAGCTTTGTGCCTGCGCCAAGATTTACACCTTTACCAAGGATGCTATCCCCAACATAGGCAAAGTGGCCAGCCTTTGCGTCATCTAAAAATATGGCATTTTTTACTTCCGTCGTGTGACCAACAACGCATCGTTCACCTATTAGCACTCGACCACGTATATAGGCACCCTGCCTGATTTCTGAGCCATTTCCAATAATCGTTGGACCTTTGATTAAGGCTCCCGGTTCTACAACAACACCATCTCCAAGCCAGATTCTATCATCCCAAAGCACTGCTCCTGCATAAATGACTGAAGCCTCGGTTGTTTTTTCGCCATCAATTACAACGCTAAAGGTGTTCTTTGTCGGATCGCCTCCTTTAATTTCAAATCCCTTACGGTAAATCCTGCCCTTCCAGAGAACGATAGTTTCAGGCAGAGGTTTCTGAAAACAGCCTATATCTTTAATCGAGCTTTCCCTGCCGTTTACGACTTCAACACATATGTCTCTAATGTCCCGGACTATTTCCCATACCAGGCTGTATCGCCTTAGGATATGTCCGCACTTGACGGACGACAAATCGAAAA
This genomic interval carries:
- a CDS encoding multiheme c-type cytochrome, producing MKKVGIGIVILFAIALSIKMGMSQEKESNPPSEIKNYPKVKEFRIERSMPKEAIACIECHKQESPGIFADWAQSRHASANITCFDCHKAEETDPDVSVDHFKQYERSDRQYGSKEYKVPVSAVVTPKDCSRCHPDEVTQYNRSKHANTIEIMWKVDPWLKFGMNSETERESGCYHCHGTVLRIKDGKLDPKTWPNVGVGRINLDGSKGSCTSCHTRHRFSLMEARKPEACGQCHLGPDHPQIEIYMESKHGSLYTAFKNEYNWNAAPGTWTPGIDYRSPTCASCHMSGAATVLTTHDVTERLSWETQAALTVRPSDFEPFPAKTNWEVERVKMKTICMQCHGKTWVDDHYSKLDRVIAEYNDVYYLPAKKTLDELYSQGILDKTRFFDEQLEVEFYELWHHEGRRARMGAAMMAPDYAWWHGFYECKKRYNNFMEEARHLLEAGQKAYKAKDFPNATGSTQPPPEVSSPSTSVPK
- the malQ gene encoding 4-alpha-glucanotransferase; its protein translation is MAQLQTMISFLAHYYGILPGYWDIWGTHHETSIETKAAILNAMGVDASDELKVRTEIEEVFSKLQWEIPPVVSLDEGDPLVIHFNCFEKLIPYQLEWSLFKEDGTFVGEGRFRLDDLKISVHPLLKVWQDLAGNSSSFGWDALKECSFTLPLVLSPGYYKLFLQASNQKFPQEVLVIVAPSQASVCNAHGSSFSRAGLAVQLYAVRSGKNWGIGNFRDLQEIVDIAQSLGAGFVGLNPFHLLFPENSHHISPYSPSSRRFLNPWYVSVEDVEEFKEARASIPADVWDQVSRCRELLRIDYNTVVPSLYRAFQALYDVFRNRHLACKTSRAMAFEAFCAEQGDALKQYGIFESLRERFQSPWWEWHISDEIISNVEERADFFRYLQFIAHEQLISIRNKAYAGYPPVRLYLDLSVSVDAGGFDVWFDRDVYTLGARIGAPPDDFNPRGQEWGVVPMVPHKLKEARYKPLIETLRSVMRYADILRIDHVMGFFRLFWIPDGFLASQGAYVRYPMEDIARLVALESARNDCTVIGEDLGTVPDEVREEMRRRGFLSYRVFYFERRHDGSFKSPEEYPEKAIAVVTTHDLPTFVGYWTERDIDARANLGMIDQTFENKLREERMNDRHRILDALFAEGLECPEHQEEFHSSVKPPSRELVIAVHRYLLRSNAQFVAFQLDDLIGQEDQPNLPGTTIQYPCWRIRLRKSLEEIRQKVGELREFFVEGV